Genomic window (Cololabis saira isolate AMF1-May2022 chromosome 10, fColSai1.1, whole genome shotgun sequence):
TCTTCATGTTGGACAAAAATTGGATGGTGTAACAATTTATTGCCAGTGAGGGGACCTGCCACAATCTTTAGTTTCTAAAGTAAAGCAACTCGTCTCTAAAGGAAGTATGAGGGACAGGCTTAGAGTTGAGACAGACGGGGCGGGGAAAAGACTGCTACACCAACACTCAGGCTGTACACTGACacccacacactcacaaacccacacacacacacatgtatacatACAAAGTGAAATGCTTTCACTCTAGGAGGCCGTGAGCTTCCTGAGTGTGATGACAATCAGGGCGAGGAGGACCGACGCTCCCAGGAAGACGGCTATAACTATGGCGGTGATGGCCCCTGGCCCCAGAATGCCTGCATGGACAGATACACATACAGCTGCTTTTAATAACCCCACAACATAAGAACAAGGAGAATACGATTCTATGCATGCTTGAGAGGGTAAAGAGGCAAACTGGTTTCACCTTCACTCTCATCCAGGGTGGTGTCTGTATAGtcaaaggtgaaggactcagtCACTTCCTTGGAGGGCTCTTTGGTGGTGACGTCACTGGGGGGATCTCCAGACATGGTGTCCTGGTGGTCCCGGATTGTTAGGGCGGAGTCCACCGTTTCTGCAGAATTGGGGGTGGGGGTGAGAGGGACATATATCACATGAGCTTCTTTTCAACATACCCAATCTATAAAATTAGATACATAAAAAGGAGGCAAGAGAACACACCAGTGGACTCTTTATCAATGCAGGattaattaaatttaaagatattattgagttacagactttattggttatgttcaaggcaaaaagcagaatattgcctgaaaatatacaacgtttttttgtgtttagttcagaagataagaaccataggaggaaatttgattttaaacatccgtttgcacgcaccactttaaaacaaatgtgtatttcagtatgtggtgtaaaattatggaactccttaacaactgttctatttcgtccctactgaccgccaggcggtgctgtaagcactggatatctcccctcgcgcatgcgcatgtcgagtacaataccaacaatgtcacgtcacccgtgacccctgcatgacccccggaaggggtatatcttccggggtcaagcatgggatcggctcctcattcttctcgcatcgcgctgaagtacaggacggaaatagaaggctggttaaaagcttcttcctttcctccctaaaaccgccggcctctgtgcagcttcgtgccgtaaggtaggagtaacgatctctGTCGTCCTCCGAGGGGCTGTGGCCACgcggtatttattggtgttcgttgcggcggcggcggcgtctccccgccccgcccccctgggcCAGCTGgcagaaggtaagctgttggctgcgcccgacacctgaatattctgtgcagttattttttctgcaaaaaaaaaaaaaaaaaagagagacagaaagggattatttttttctaaaaaaaaaaaaaaacacctttttttgtccttcttacagccgtggtgaaggccacgcccctctcccaccggcacacttgtggtgacggcagcgtttcgctccctctcccactttattaaagtgacaacattatttttttccttgcagattattttttctttgaaaaaaaaaaaaataatataagaaaggaaaagaacagcgcctttttgcctgttttgcggccgtggtgacggcagcgtttccgctccctctcccaccggctcgttCAGGGTGACGGCAGCATTTGCTCCCTCTCCCCCTTACTGATGTgatattgttatttttccttgcagttattttttatttttttcttgaaaaaaaaaaaaaaaaagggaaaagaaacaagagaggattgttctcttctttttgagtaaagacgccttttttgccttttctcatagccgtggtgacggcagcgtggctgctcccctctcccacctgcatatcggtggtgacggcagcgtgctcgctgtggtgacggcagcgtttccgctcccctctcccactgacacacccgtattgacggtagcgtggctgctcccctctcccacctgcatatcggtggtgacggcagcgtgctcgctgtggtgacggcagcgtttccgctcccctctcccactgacacatccgtgctgacggtagcgtggccctcccctctcccgccttcatattggtggtgacggcagcgtgctcgctgtggtgacggcagcgtttccgctcccctctcccaccgacacctacgtggtgactgcagcgcgtccgctcccctctcccaccggcacatccgtggtgacggcagtgtgaccgctcctctctcctgccagcacatccgtggtgacggcagcgtgtccgctccctctcccaccggtccctgtgatggagcgttcatgcccagggtgcatggcctccctggatcctgcggttgaccaggacctctgcgtgtcatgcctgggccctgagcagccggggccgtcggccagcctcccctcatcccagccggggtcttcgctgaagcgatcggcgaagagagtggtgggggcccccaaacgacggcggctgacgagccagctctcctcgaaggtagatcgcttggctgccgacatggagcagatgaaggcgctcctcctcaatctgcaacctggtactggccaggtggaacctgccgtgccagagtttgctctggggtcgccaccgccgctgccggaggacgcaatctccattgcagcctcagcgagccacttcaacgtgtcatcaggggacccggcctcacagcgctcggggttctcctcgcactcatctgcccagagctctcgggaggggacggtttgttcctccgtgcagagcattatccgcactgccctggcacacttgcagctggatgcaccgcgtgcggaggtggcctctagcgccttccacaggcgcaatccttctccggtggaattcaccattccgccttcgtcggattttttgagggagctgcactcatgctggagagatgtcacagccctctccaggctaacagctgatgaccgtgctctgacggcgatggaggacgctgcagtggctggtctccaccacatgccccccatcgagccctccattgcagcactgatagtggctcctgatgaggctctgaagccagatcccaagtgcccctctacccagtgtagggttactgatgggcatatttgtagggcttatgaaacagcggcgcgcatcggccggctggggaacaccctttctcatctgctactggccctctccacctccctgcaggatgcacaggtggatgattccacacgggacttgtgtgatgtgtccctacaggcttttgcctcccagacgagggaactggggcggctgatgtccaccctggtgcacacgcgccgtcatgtctggctggcgcagtcacccctgacagagactgctcgtagggttcttcgtcaggcaccggcagaaccgggggagctgtttggggcaactgccctggaagctctgaaccgcaccgccctggccgatgagaccaggcagcgatTGGTGCACCTTCACAGGAGGGCGCCCGCTTCCAGTACACCGAGGGGCCCTTCGTCCGCCCCTGGACGTCGCCCCCAGCCTCCTGCCCGCAGGAGCCAGCGCAGCTCCCAACGGCCCGTTGGACAGCCTGCCGGGGggtttcgcccccctgtgcgcggaccgcccCAGCAGCGTCGGGGTGTTGGCCTCGACCATCGCCCCCCCGGCACGTCCAGaggccgggggagacggcgctagggccacggggccggtcgtcggctgcttttcccggcagcagctcagtcactgggctgcctgctcgtcGGACCCCTGGGTAATTTCCACCTTAACCCACGGGTACGTactgcagttccgacaccggcccccTACCTCCGGCCGGGTCAAGATGACCGTCATCAGAGACCCGGCGAACATTCTGGCTCTGACTCAGGAGTTGTCCGTC
Coding sequences:
- the snorc gene encoding protein SNORC, with amino-acid sequence MVRSSICRVALLVLFSLLIVFVHTETVDSALTIRDHQDTMSGDPPSDVTTKEPSKEVTESFTFDYTDTTLDESEGILGPGAITAIVIAVFLGASVLLALIVITLRKLTAS